A section of the Gallus gallus isolate bGalGal1 chromosome 4, bGalGal1.mat.broiler.GRCg7b, whole genome shotgun sequence genome encodes:
- the SH2D4A gene encoding SH2 domain-containing protein 4A translates to MLKQILSEMYIDPDLLAELSEEQKQILFFKMRQEQIRRWKEREAAADKVSAKKPLPKKASTKSVQWKLGADNDVWVWVMGEHPSDKSYAAICEEIQAQRAKRLASEQGKETRETDCAVTQSLQPQPEVLGETEVQGKNKNTVEEQKEEARKNTAGTIGKSQELKKREARDVHQMLADCQMRKGGFSQMKGGHGRNSGEETTVPLKAIPQSHTCSESQKMLQKSDENEPEWQESLRKSKAADEKRRSLARQARDDYRRLSLQGAHRGKQADISKNATAGDRRPLQYPPLPPKPKLLPPAMANGRAVRKEGIQRTISNSAEESIIRWFKEEQFPLRAGYQKTTDTIAPWFHGILTSRKAEELLSKTVPGSFLVRVSEKIKGYVLSYRSAEGCKHFLIDASSDSYSFLGVDQLQHSTLADLVDYHKDEPITSMGKELLLYPCGQEDHEPDYTCLFE, encoded by the exons ATGCTGAAACAGATATTATCGGAGATGTACATCGATCCTGACCTGCTGGCAGAACTCAGTGAGGAGCAGAAGCAGATCCTCTTCTTCAAGATGAGGCAGGAGCAGATCAGACggtggaaagaaagagaagctgctgcagacAAGGTTTCAGCAAAGAAGCCACTGCCAAAAAAAG CCAGCACGAAGTCAGTACAATGGAAGCTAGGTGCCGACAACGATGTCTGGGTGTGGGTGATGGGTGAGCATCCTTCAGATAAATCGTATGCAGCCATCTGTGAAGAGATCCAGGCACAAAGGGCAAAGCGGTTAGCAAGTGAGCAAGGCAAGGAGACCAG AGAGACAGACTGTGCTGTAACACAGTCTCTGCAACCACAGCCAGAAGTCCTGGGTGAGACAGAagttcagggaaaaaataaaaacactgtagaggaacagaaagaagaggCGAGAAAAAACACTGCTGGTACAATTGGGAAAAGCCAGGAGCTCAAAAAG AGGGAAGCCCGGGATGTTCACCAGATGCTGGCAGACTGCCAGATGAGGAAGGGTGGCTTCTCACAG ATGAAGGGAGGACACGGGAGAAATTCAGGAGAAGAGACTACAGTCCCGCTGAAGGCAATACCACAAAGCCACACATGCTCAGAGAGCCAGAAGATGCTGCAGAAATCTGATGAGAATGAGCCGGAATGGCAAGAATCCT TGCGGAAATCCAAGGCAGCGGATGAGAAGAGACGCTCTCTCGCACGGCAGGCCAGAGATGACTACAGGAGGCTTTCACTGCAGGGAGCCCACAGAGGGAAGCAGGCAGACATATCCAAGAATGCCACAGCAGGAGATCGGCGACCGCTCCAATACCCTCCTCTCCCACCCAAGCCTAAACTTCTACCTCCTGCGATGGCAAATGGCAGAGCAGTTAG gaaagaaggaatcCAGAGAACAATATCCAATTCAGCTGAAGAAAGCATCATCAGGTGGTTCAAAGAGGAGCAATTCCCTCTTCGAGCTGGCTATCAGAAAACCACAGACACGATAGCACCTTGGTTTCATG GTATCCTAACCTCtagaaaagcagaggagctTCTGAGTAAAACAGTGCCGGGGAGCTTTCTGGTCCGGGTCAGTGAGAAAATCAAAGGCTATGTGCTTTCCTATCGGTCTGCAGAGGGATGTAAACACTTCCTTATTGATGCCTCCAGTGATTCCTACAGCTTCCTTGGAGTGGACCAGCTACAACATTCAACACTGGCTGACCTTGTTGACTACCACAAG